The Bacteroidota bacterium DNA window TGCGCGCCCAGCGCCAGCGGCTGGCGCGCGCGATAAACCCCTCGACCCCCCCGGAAGCCTGTAGGAGGGTCATAAGCCCCCCCACGAGCAAACAGAAAAACAGGATGCGCGTATTGCCCGCATCCGCAAAGACGGCCACAAGTTGATCAAACAGCTCCCGAAGCCCGGCCCACAGGTGGCCGCGATGCAGCAAAATCGAGCCTACCAGGATGCCGGCCAGAAGCGATAAGAACACCTCCCGGGTCAGCAGCGCCAATCCAATTGCCACCAGCGGCGGCACCAGAGACCACCATCCCGCCATGGGCTTCCCCCGATCTCGGCCGACTAAGGTATGGGGCCCGCTCTAGGGGCGCAAGGGGGCCTTCTGCGGCATAGGCTTTGACCCGTGCTACGAGCGCGTCTTAAGCGGGAAAACCCTGCCGTGCCGCATCGCATCAAGCCGAGCGCTCCTGAGCCGAGCAAACCCTCTTGGGCGATTTTCGAGGAGCATCTAGAGGCCCTGCGCACGCTCTACGGCCAAGCGCTGGCCGAGCGAGGCCGGCCGCTGGAGCAGTGGACCGACTACGGGCCTCTGCTGGAGGTGGTTTTAAGCCTATGGGAGCGGCCTGCGCGGATCGTGGAGGAGTCCACAGGGCGCATTTGGCTCGCCAATCGGGCGGCCTGGAGCGGTGAGCCCCTTGAAGGATGGCGCCGGTGTCCCCTACCGCCTCCCCTACAGGGCTATGCGATCGAATGGCATCCGGAGCCTTCGCTGCTGGCCGCCGGGGATAGCCACACGCTGGAGATGATGAGCGCCGTGATCGCGCACCGGATGCGCAGCGTGCTGACCGGTATCGTGGGGTTTGCCTCACTCATCCAGCAAGAGGCGGCCGGACAGCCGGAGATCCGCGACAACGTGCGCCATATCGCACAAGGGGCTGTGCGGCTGGAGCGAATGGTGCAGGACCTGCTGCAATTCAGCCAACCTCTGCTGCCGCGCTGGCGTCGGGTCTGCGCCCGAAGCCTGCTCTGTGATCTGCAAGAGGCCTTCGCCTACGAGTACCCCCAGGTGCAGATCGAACTAGACGCCGATCCCGTAAGCGTAGAGGCCGATGAGGCCCTGTTGCGGCAGGCTTGGATCGCCCTGCTGCTCAACGCCCTTGAGGCGGCCGTTCAGGGCACCCCCCGGATTCGGTTGCGGCTCCGGGCGTCGCCCCCGGAACTGGAGGTCCGCAATTGGGGGCCTGTGATTCCGAAGGCGCTCCGGGAGAAAATCTTCTGGCCTTTTTTTACGACCAAAGCCCAGAATCTCGGTCTGGGCCTGGCGATCGCGCGCAAAATCGCCCATCTGCACGGGGCGAGCCTGGATCTACTCGAATCCGATCCCGATCGGGGAACAGCCTTCCGCTGGCGATGGGCTTAAGCAAAAAGCGGGACCCTCTTAAATGGAGGGCCCCGCTTGCGCTTATGGAGGGGATGATGTTCACGCTGGAGTGGGTGTTTCCTCTCGGAGTCCCAGAACGGCCTCCAAGTTAAGCAAACTCAACAGGGCGTTTTCCGTTTTCACCACGGCCTGTACGAAGCCTTCCCGACCGTTCGCAGCGCGCTCAAGTTGTTCGCTTGAGACGCGCACGACCTGGTAGACCCGATCCACCAGTAGGCCGGCGATGCGACCCCGGCTCTCCACGACCAAAATACGCTGCTCTCTGGCGTCGCCGTCCCGATCGGACAGGCCCATGCGCAGGCGCAGGTCCAGAATCGGGATCGTAGTGCCCCGCAGGTTGATGATGCCCCGCACGTATGGAGGGGCGCCGGGCACCGGCGTGATCTCCGGCACCCGGTGAATCTCCCAGACGCGCAGGATCTCCAGCGCGCAGTTCTCAGGTCCGACCGCGAAGCTTACAAGTTGCATCGTGGAAGTGCCGGAAGTCGCGGAGTACATAGCGTTTTATTCCTTGCCACTGGTGCGCTTGTGTCCATTCGCCATCACGGCGGCAGGGGAGCCTGCGCGACGGGCCGCAGCAGAAGCCCCAGAGTCCAGGCGGAAGCGCTCCACCACGCTCTGCAGTTTAAGCGTGAGTTGGTGCAGCCCATCAGCCGCCTGCGCCACCTGTCGGGTGCTGCCGGCGGTCTGCTGGGAGACGACCGTAATGGCCTCGACGTTGCGGCTGATTGTCTCCGAAACGCGCGATTGCTCCTCTGTGGCTGCGGCGATCTCCTCTACGCGGGCGCTCATCTGGCCTACGACGCCCACGATGGACTCGATCACCTGTCCGGCCTGCTGTGCCAGCACGATGCCCTGCTGGACTTCCTCTGTGCCGCGCCGGATCGAATCCACCGAGCGGGCCGTTTCGGCCTGAATCTGTTCGATCATGGCCGCGATCTCTTTCGTGGCCACGGTGGTGCGCTCGGCGAGCTTGCGCACCTCGTCGGCCACCACCGCAAAGCCCCGGCCTTGTTCGCCGGCCCGAGCGGCCTCGATGGCGGCGTTTAGGGCGAGCAGGTTGGTCTGATCGGCGATCTCGTCGATTACGCGCACGATTTTGCCGATTTGCTCGCTAGAGGTCCCCAAGCCTTTGACGGTTTCCGCGGCCTGCCGGACGACCTGCTCGATTCGCCGCATGCCCTCGACCATGCGGCCAACGGCCTCCCGACCCTCTGCGGCGGTCGAGTTGGCCTGTCGGGCCGTCTCCGTGGCTTGCATGGCATGCCGGGCGTTTTCCGTGATCGCACGCGTCATCTGCTCGATGGCCTGCGCGACCTGACGCGCCTGCTCGGTCTGCTGGTGCATGGCCGCGGCCATCTCCTCGGTGCTCGAGGAGATCTGCACGCTGGCGTCTAAGACGGCCGCCGCTGCGTCGCGCACATGCTGGATCATGCCCCGCAGGTCGGCGACCATTGTGTTCAGGTGCTCGCTTAGGCGGTTCAGTTGGGCGTCCTCAGAGGAGGACTCAAAGCGCGGCGTCAAGTCCCCGGCTGTGATCTGCTCGATCACATCGCCCATGCGGCTTACGTATTGCTCCAGGTGAGCCTGGCGCGCTTCCAGTTCCATCTGCACGCGTTCCGCGGCGCGCTGGGCCTCTTCGGCTCGTTCGCGCTGCTGGCTGATGGCTTCCAGGGTTTCGGCCAGGTGCTCGACCATATGGTTGAAGGCGCCCGCTAGCTCACCCAGCTCATCTTGCTGGCGGATCCTGACGCGGGCCTCTAGGTCTCCCTCCGTAACCCGGCGCGCGGCCTCCTGGAGATGCTGAACAGGACGAACGATCATGCGGCTTAAGAGCAGCAGCACCACTGAGGCCAGCAGCGTGGCCGCGGCCGAGGCGCTCAGGCCAGCCAAGAGCGCGCTGCGTTGTTCGGCGCGCACCGGGGCGAGCGTTAAGGCCACGCGGGCTAGGCCGATGCGTTCGCCGGCCTCGTTGTGCACGGGCGTGAGCACGTCCAGTAGCTCCTGCGAACGGGATCGCAGTCGCCCCACCTGGGTCTGTTCCGGGCTTGGGGCTAACTTGGGAAACGTCTCAGCTTTGAGCCCGCCTAGCAGGGTATTGTCCTTATCGTATACGGCCGCGGCCACGATCTCGGGGTTGGCCTTGGCTAGTTGCTGGGCCAGGCTGCGGATCTGCTCCGCGTCCTGGAGCAAAATACTGTAGGCGGAGAGCTGGGCCAGGCTTTGCGCGGCCTGGCGGCCTTTGACCTCAAAGGCGGCTTCGAGCTTGCGACCCATCCATTGCACATAAAAGGCCGTCAGGGATCCGGCCAGCACCAAGATCATCCCACCCACCGTGGTGGTGATCTTGGCCCGTAGCGTCCAGCGCTGCATAATCCCAACTCCGTCCGTTTGTTTGTTAGTTGGCTACGAAAGTCGCATGCGCCTGGTACTGATCCGGCACCTTTACGTTCAGCGCCTGCGCTACGCGCTGGTTCAGGTACAGGCGCAGGTTGCCGCCCTCGTTGCTGACGTGCAGCAGGGCCCCTTCGCCGACCATTGTTTTATCTGGGGCCAACAGCGCCAAGTTGCGCGTTACCGTGTTTTTGTACAGGAAGTCCTTGGCTAACGGGCTTGTTAGCACGTTGTCCTTCTCCAGGATCCAAATGGCTTGCACCTGGTAGCTGCTCACCAGCTCCCGGAACTTAGGAGCCAGTTCCGCCACCGAGTTCACCACTGTTACCACTACCTTAACACCCGTGGCGGCCGAGGCCCGGTTGAGCGCCTTCGTGGTCTCCTCCGACGGCGTCTGGCTCGTCAACACCCCAATGGTCTTGAGTCCGGGGTAGAGCTCCTTGAGCGCAAACAGCTGCTGGGTGGGGGTCTGCGCCCAGGCTGAGCTCAAGCCCCAAAGGCAGAACCCAAGAATCAGGCCAGAAGCGGTGCGGATGCGATGTCCGATGAACATGACCAACCTCCTTATGTGTGGTTAGGGGGTTAGGGGGTTACCTTTTGGAATCCCATGGACACATAAACTTCCCCGCTAAGCCCGTCTACCCTGGCTTTCGCCTCGTCGGGAGGGCTCCAGACGGGACGGTGTACCCGCAGGTCCAAAAGCGTGCCATCGGGGAAGGCCGCGGAAAGGGAGGGGAAAAAAATGCCGGCTTCTGAGGCTGCTATTTGAGGCTTAAGGGCCGTTTAGAGGACTTAATGGGCCGGCACATCCGTTGCGCGCCCCGGTGGAAAAGGGAACGGAGAACCTCATGGCCATGCGGCTTTTGGAAACTCCAGCGATTACGGTTCTGCGCCGCGCCATGGACGCCTATGCGCTGCGGCAGCGGACGACCGCTAGCAACGTGGCGAACCTTGACACCCCAGGCTACCGGCGGCTGGACGTCCAGTTTGAGGAGGCGCTTGCGCGCGCCCGGCGCCGCTACAAGGCCGGCTTTTCGCTACAACCCCCTCAAGCAACGCAAGCGCGGCTTGAGGCGGCCTACGAGGGTCCGGTCTTAGAAGATGAGCTCATGACGTTGGCCGATACGCAGATGCGCGTGGCGGTTGTGGTGCGCGCGTTGCAGCACACTTTTCGGAGCCTGCGCATGGCCATCACCGGGCGCACGGCCGGATGATACAGCACGGATAGGGAGCTGAGAGGTGAAGATCGGTCCTTTCTTTCAGGTTTTCCGCACGGTGGCGCGCGGTCTGGAGACGTTCCGCCAGGAGCTCTCCGTGGTTTCGGAGAACATGGCCAACGCGCAGACCACGCGCACCCCACAGGGTGGACCGTACGTACCCAAACGCGTGCTTCGCGAGGCTCCAGAGCCTCTTTTCTGGGGCGCTATGCGGCGCGTGTCGCTGCCCGTGTTGGTCAAAAACCCTCAGCATCGCCGCGCAGGCGAGCTGCGTCTGCCCGAAGAGAGCCCGGATCTGGGTCCTCGCTCCCAGGTGCTGCCTAGCCCTCGGTTTCGGCCGGAATACGATCCCACGCACCCGGATGCGGACGCCAATGGGCTGGTTTGGTATCCGGATGTCAACGTGGTGGAGGAAATGGCCCGCATGATCAGCGCCAACCGTCTCTATGAGGCCAATCTATCCGTGTTCAGTTCGGTCAAAGAAATGATCCGCAAGACGTTGGAGATTTAGTCCGAGGAGGCTCTGCATGGATCCGATCCGCATTTCCGGCCTGCCCATCGAACGCATCCCCGGAGAGCGAGGCCTGTTGCGTGCGCTTGCGCATAGGGCTTCGGGTTCCGATTCCCCCCTAACTCAGGAGGAGCGCGCCCTGATCGCCCGCTATTTTCCCGAGGCCCCCACGGGCAAGCTCACCGTCTACGGCCCTCGTCAAGTCCAAGAACTGCGTCCAGACGCGCTAGGACGGCATCTTGATCTGAAGGGATAAGCCATGCTGCCTCTAGGCCGATTGCCCGATGCCCTTGGATCCGTCCGCCCCCCCTCGGAGGTGCCCCGCAGCCCTAGAAGTGCGAAAGAGGACTTCAACGCGCTGCTGGGCCGGACGCTAGGCGTTGTTGATGCAGCCCAAAAGCAGGCCGACGAGGGGGTTCAGGCTTTCGTGGCGGGTGAAACGGAGGACTTGCACGAGATCATGATTCAGCTGGAGCAGGCGCAGGTGGGCCTACAGCTTATGATCGAGATCCGCAACCGGATCGTCGAGACCTATCAAGAGCTTATGCGGATGCCGCTATAACGGAGGCCGGTTGTGGGAAGCTGGTGGGAAGGGCTACGCAGGTTTTGGTTTTCGCTGACCGCGGCTCAGCGTATTTCCCTGTTTGGGGTGAGTGCGATCGTCCTGGGGGGCCTGATCGCATTAGCCCTCTGGGCAAGTCGTCCGACGTATGCGCTGCTCTTTAGCCGGTTAGAAGCAGCTGAGGCGAGCCGAATTGTAGAGGAGCTGCAAAAGGAGAAAATCCCCTATCGGCTCCGCGATGGGGGGAGCAGCATCTACGTGCCGTCTGATCGGGTTTATGAGCTGCGCGTGCGGCTGGCCGGAAAAGGATTGGCCAGCGGCAAATCCTTGGGCTATGAGCTACTGGATGGAAACGGCCTGGGAATGACGGATTTCATGCAGCGCGTCAACCTTAAGCGGGCCATCGAGGGAGAGCTGTCTCGCACGATCTCCAACCTCGAGCAGGTCGAGATGGCCCGCGTGCACCTGGTTGTGCCGGAGCGCGCTCCTTTCCAGGCTGCCCAGAACGTCCCCTCCGCCTCCGTGGTGGTCAAGTTGCGGCCCGGAATGGCGCTTTCCCCGGCTCAAATTGAAGGAATCGCTGCGCTCGTAGCCGGAAGTGTCGAGGGGCTTACCGTGGAAAACGTCACGATCCTGGACACGCGGGGTAACCTGCTTTCCAACACCGCGGCCCGCAATCCGGAGTTCTCCGCGGCCTCAGCCCAGATCAAATACCAGCAGGAGCTAGAAGCCTATCTCACGCAGAAAGGGCAGTCTATGCTGGACAACGTTCTGGGCCGGGGCAACAGTCTTGTGCGCGTATCGGCTGAGGTGGATTTCACTCGGCTGGTCCAGGAGCGCGACCTGATCGACCCGGAATCCCAGACCGTGATCAGCGAGGAGACGCTCGATGAGCAGCGTGAGGCTCCGACAGGGGGGGCAACAGGGGCCAACGCCGGGGCTGGCGCGCAGCAACGTGTGGCCAATATGGTGCGCAACTACGAATTATCCCGCACGCGGGAGCGCATAGAGCACGGGGTGGGGCAGATCAAACGCCTGAGCGTCTCGGTGATCCTCAACTACCGCCGCCTCACCACAGGCGATCCCAACACGGGGGGCGTGCGCTACGAGCCTTACTCCGCCCAGGAACTGGAGAGCTTCGCCGACCTGGTGCGCAAGGCCGTGGGTTTTCAGAGCGAAAGGGGGGATGAGTTAAGTATCCAACAGATCCGATTCGATACCTCCGCAGATGAGCAGCTGGAGAAAGAGCTGCAGGCTTGGCAGCGTCGGCAGCAGCAGCAACAGTACCTGCGCTACGGGCTCATCGCCTTAGGACTTGTTTTGGCTTTTCTGCTCGTGTTGCTGCTGGTGCGTCGTCTGGGTCAGCGCGTGGAGCCGTATCCGCTCTCCAGCGGGGCGCCGCTTCCCCCGGGGCAGACGGTTAATCTGCTCACGGGCCGGCCTGAGCCCGTGCTAGAGGGTCTGGAGTCGGGGGACTATGAGCTAAGCGAGGATATGTTCATCCAGCGCCTTTCGCCCGAGGCCCGAGCTCGGGTGCGGGCTAAGGAGAAGATGATGGAGGAGATCCGCTCCTTTGTCGAACAAGAGCCGGATGCGGCCACGAATCTGATTCGGACCTGGCTGGTGGAGGATGAGGTCCATGCTCAACGTGCCCGCTAAGGCAGTTTCGGAGCTCATGGCGCAGACGCCCTCGGAAAGGAGCGACGCCAAGCTCAGCGGGGCGCAAAAGGCGGCCATCATCCTGGTTTCCATGGGGGTCGAGACGGCCGCGCAGATTCTGAAAAAACTTTCCGAAGAAGAGGTGGAGCGCATCACGCTGGAGATCGCCCGCATCGCCTCGGTCACCCCGGAGATGATCGACGCGGTCGTAACGGAATACCACCAGATGATGACGGCCAAGAAGTACGTGCTGCGGGGCGGGCTAGAGTTCGCTATGGAGGTTCTGGAGCGCATCTGGGGGCGCAAAAAAGCCGAAGAGATCATCATGCGCATCGAGGCCGCCACAAAGGTTAGCGCTTTTTACTTGTTGCAGACCGTCGAGACAGCCCAGCTGGTCAACTTCATCCAGAGCGAGCACCCGCAGGTGGCCGCGCTGATTTTGGCCAAGCTCAATCCGCATAAGGCGGCCGATGTGCTCTCGAATTTGCCCCCGGACCTACAGGGAGAGATCACCTACCGACTGGCTACGATGGGCAAGACGCCTCCAGAGCTCATTCACGAGATCGAGGAGGTGATCCGCTCGCAAATGGGCAACATCTTCGGTTCTAAACTTAGCGAAACCGGTGGCCCACATGCCGCGGCAGCCATTTTGAACCTGGTCAGCCGTCAGGCCGAGCGGCACATCATGGGGGTGCTCTTGCAGCGCGATCCCGAGGTGGCCGAGAAGATCAAGAGCCTCATGTTCACCTTCGAAGACATCCTGGGCCTGCCGGATCAGGCTATCCAGCGCATTTTGGCCGAGATCGATACGCGGCAGCTGGCCATCGCGTTGCG harbors:
- a CDS encoding chemotaxis protein CheW, with the translated sequence MYSATSGTSTMQLVSFAVGPENCALEILRVWEIHRVPEITPVPGAPPYVRGIINLRGTTIPILDLRLRMGLSDRDGDAREQRILVVESRGRIAGLLVDRVYQVVRVSSEQLERAANGREGFVQAVVKTENALLSLLNLEAVLGLREETPTPA
- the fliG gene encoding flagellar motor switch protein FliG; translation: MLNVPAKAVSELMAQTPSERSDAKLSGAQKAAIILVSMGVETAAQILKKLSEEEVERITLEIARIASVTPEMIDAVVTEYHQMMTAKKYVLRGGLEFAMEVLERIWGRKKAEEIIMRIEAATKVSAFYLLQTVETAQLVNFIQSEHPQVAALILAKLNPHKAADVLSNLPPDLQGEITYRLATMGKTPPELIHEIEEVIRSQMGNIFGSKLSETGGPHAAAAILNLVSRQAERHIMGVLLQRDPEVAEKIKSLMFTFEDILGLPDQAIQRILAEIDTRQLAIALRGASEDLRQKFKSNMSQRAAEMLEEEMTYLGPVRVRDVEEAQNAIVRVIRQLEEAEEIVISRGGQEEYI
- the fliF gene encoding flagellar basal-body MS-ring/collar protein FliF yields the protein MGSWWEGLRRFWFSLTAAQRISLFGVSAIVLGGLIALALWASRPTYALLFSRLEAAEASRIVEELQKEKIPYRLRDGGSSIYVPSDRVYELRVRLAGKGLASGKSLGYELLDGNGLGMTDFMQRVNLKRAIEGELSRTISNLEQVEMARVHLVVPERAPFQAAQNVPSASVVVKLRPGMALSPAQIEGIAALVAGSVEGLTVENVTILDTRGNLLSNTAARNPEFSAASAQIKYQQELEAYLTQKGQSMLDNVLGRGNSLVRVSAEVDFTRLVQERDLIDPESQTVISEETLDEQREAPTGGATGANAGAGAQQRVANMVRNYELSRTRERIEHGVGQIKRLSVSVILNYRRLTTGDPNTGGVRYEPYSAQELESFADLVRKAVGFQSERGDELSIQQIRFDTSADEQLEKELQAWQRRQQQQQYLRYGLIALGLVLAFLLVLLLVRRLGQRVEPYPLSSGAPLPPGQTVNLLTGRPEPVLEGLESGDYELSEDMFIQRLSPEARARVRAKEKMMEEIRSFVEQEPDAATNLIRTWLVEDEVHAQRAR
- a CDS encoding methyl-accepting chemotaxis protein, yielding MQRWTLRAKITTTVGGMILVLAGSLTAFYVQWMGRKLEAAFEVKGRQAAQSLAQLSAYSILLQDAEQIRSLAQQLAKANPEIVAAAVYDKDNTLLGGLKAETFPKLAPSPEQTQVGRLRSRSQELLDVLTPVHNEAGERIGLARVALTLAPVRAEQRSALLAGLSASAAATLLASVVLLLLSRMIVRPVQHLQEAARRVTEGDLEARVRIRQQDELGELAGAFNHMVEHLAETLEAISQQRERAEEAQRAAERVQMELEARQAHLEQYVSRMGDVIEQITAGDLTPRFESSSEDAQLNRLSEHLNTMVADLRGMIQHVRDAAAAVLDASVQISSSTEEMAAAMHQQTEQARQVAQAIEQMTRAITENARHAMQATETARQANSTAAEGREAVGRMVEGMRRIEQVVRQAAETVKGLGTSSEQIGKIVRVIDEIADQTNLLALNAAIEAARAGEQGRGFAVVADEVRKLAERTTVATKEIAAMIEQIQAETARSVDSIRRGTEEVQQGIVLAQQAGQVIESIVGVVGQMSARVEEIAAATEEQSRVSETISRNVEAITVVSQQTAGSTRQVAQAADGLHQLTLKLQSVVERFRLDSGASAAARRAGSPAAVMANGHKRTSGKE
- a CDS encoding HAMP domain-containing histidine kinase, whose protein sequence is MPHRIKPSAPEPSKPSWAIFEEHLEALRTLYGQALAERGRPLEQWTDYGPLLEVVLSLWERPARIVEESTGRIWLANRAAWSGEPLEGWRRCPLPPPLQGYAIEWHPEPSLLAAGDSHTLEMMSAVIAHRMRSVLTGIVGFASLIQQEAAGQPEIRDNVRHIAQGAVRLERMVQDLLQFSQPLLPRWRRVCARSLLCDLQEAFAYEYPQVQIELDADPVSVEADEALLRQAWIALLLNALEAAVQGTPRIRLRLRASPPELEVRNWGPVIPKALREKIFWPFFTTKAQNLGLGLAIARKIAHLHGASLDLLESDPDRGTAFRWRWA
- a CDS encoding flagellar basal body protein; its protein translation is MRAPVEKGTENLMAMRLLETPAITVLRRAMDAYALRQRTTASNVANLDTPGYRRLDVQFEEALARARRRYKAGFSLQPPQATQARLEAAYEGPVLEDELMTLADTQMRVAVVVRALQHTFRSLRMAITGRTAG
- the fliE gene encoding flagellar hook-basal body complex protein FliE; protein product: MLPLGRLPDALGSVRPPSEVPRSPRSAKEDFNALLGRTLGVVDAAQKQADEGVQAFVAGETEDLHEIMIQLEQAQVGLQLMIEIRNRIVETYQELMRMPL
- the flgC gene encoding flagellar basal body rod protein FlgC yields the protein MKIGPFFQVFRTVARGLETFRQELSVVSENMANAQTTRTPQGGPYVPKRVLREAPEPLFWGAMRRVSLPVLVKNPQHRRAGELRLPEESPDLGPRSQVLPSPRFRPEYDPTHPDADANGLVWYPDVNVVEEMARMISANRLYEANLSVFSSVKEMIRKTLEI